A section of the Piliocolobus tephrosceles isolate RC106 chromosome 14, ASM277652v3, whole genome shotgun sequence genome encodes:
- the LOC111535744 gene encoding olfactory receptor 2K2 encodes MERENFTIWSIFFLEGFSQYPRLEVVLFVFSLVMYLATLLGNSTLILITILDSRLKTPMYLFLGNLSFMDICYTSASIPTLLVNLMSSQKTIIFSGCAVQMYLSLAMGSTECVLLAVMAYDRYVAICNPLRYSIIMNRCVCAQMATVSWVTGCLTALLETGLALQIPLCGNLIDHFTCEILAVLKLACTSSLLVNTIMLVVSILLLPIPMLLICISYIFILSTILRISSAEGRNKAFSTCSAHLTVVILYYGAALSMYLKPSSSKIQKIDKIISLLYGVLTPMLNPIIYSLRNKEVKDAMKKLLGKIPLHKTHEHL; translated from the coding sequence atggaaagagaaaacttCACCATTTGGAGCATTTTTTTCTTGGAGGGATTTTCCCAGTACCCAAGGTTAGAGGTGGTTCTCTTCGTCTTCAGCCTTGTAATGTATCTGGCAACCCTCTTGGGCAACAGCACTCTTATTTTAATCACTATCCTAGATTCACGCCTTAAAACTCCTATGTACTTATTCCTTGGAAATCTCTCTTTCATGGATATTTGTTACACATCTGCCTCTATTCCTACTTTGCTGGTGAACTTGATGTCATCTCAGAAAACCATTATCTTTTCTGGGTGTGCTGTACAGATGTATCTGTCCCTTGCCATGGGCTCCACAGAGTGTGTACTCCTGGCCGTGATGGCATATGACCGTTATGTGGCCATTTGCAACCCGCTGAGATACTCCATCATCATGAACAGGTGCGTCTGTGCACAGATGGCCACGGTCTCCTGGGTGACGGGTTGCCTGACCGCCCTGCTGGAAACCGGTTTAGCCCTGCAGATACCCCTCTGTGGGAATCTCATCGATCACTTCACGTGCGAAATTCTGGCGGTGCTAAAGTTAGCTTGCACAAGTTCACTGCTCGTGAACACGATCATGCTGGTGGTCAGCATTCTCCTCTTGCCAATTCcaatgcttttaatttgcatctcttaCATCTTCATCCTTTCCACTATTCTGAGAATCAGCTCAGCAGAGGGAAGAAACAAGGCTTTTTCTACCTGTAGCGCCCATTTGACTGTGGTGATTTTGTATTATGGGGCTGCCCTCTCTATGTACCTAAAGCCTTCTTcatcaaagatacaaaaaatagacaaaatcatCTCATTGCTTTATGGAGTGCTTACCCCTATGTTGAACCCCATAATTTACAGTTTAAGAAACAAGGAAGTCAaagatgctatgaagaaactgctgGGCAAAATACCATTGCATAAAACACACGAACATCTCTGA